Proteins from a single region of Pseudodesulfovibrio portus:
- a CDS encoding adenylyl-sulfate kinase: MEGINQPFAIWIMGPTSSGKTTLSEKLVGVLRSNDVQVMHFDGDEVRNFFPEDMGFRPEDRLRVVDTICHLANKCVDAGVNVVVSALTANENARNRAFSCVKNLAVVYIDCPIETCMQRDPKGLYKKAAAGEIDTLAGYNTPYEAPARYEIGVDTSVLSPDQAVQAIIEGLAGCRLRNPA, encoded by the coding sequence ATGGAGGGGATCAACCAGCCGTTCGCGATCTGGATCATGGGGCCGACCTCGTCCGGCAAGACCACCCTGTCGGAGAAGCTGGTCGGGGTGTTGCGCAGCAACGATGTCCAGGTCATGCATTTTGACGGGGACGAGGTCAGGAACTTTTTCCCCGAGGACATGGGGTTCAGGCCGGAGGATCGGTTGCGGGTGGTGGACACCATATGCCACCTCGCCAACAAGTGCGTGGATGCGGGCGTCAACGTGGTCGTCTCGGCCCTGACCGCCAACGAAAACGCACGGAACCGGGCTTTTTCCTGCGTGAAGAACCTGGCGGTCGTCTACATCGACTGCCCCATAGAGACCTGCATGCAGCGCGACCCCAAGGGGCTGTACAAGAAGGCGGCTGCGGGGGAGATAGACACCCTCGCGGGGTACAACACCCCCTATGAAGCGCCCGCCCGGTACGAAATCGGCGTGGACACGTCGGTGCTGTCTCCGGACCAGGCCGTGCAGGCCATCATCGAGGGGTTGGCCGGGTGCCGCCTGAGGAACCCCGCCTAG
- a CDS encoding class I SAM-dependent methyltransferase has protein sequence MLHQRIQEIDARLNDVASAAAAEHASLFAPRELEFLERILAGGVAKYVDRLIAAGMADHRAVLDAGCGFGQWSIALCLLNTSVVAVDRHPGRTAFLSSVAGEFGLDNISVHTGDVTATGFDDAAFDAVFSYSVLPFAPWREAIDEYTRVLGKGGRLYVNANGLGWYAYLWREQHNKTDSYDPQAIAARALTNTLAYRNTGSGEPGHDIIIEPDELVSALQGRAYTDIEWGEEGTVTLPGKDKKPFACGSYNGMTAIYEILATRS, from the coding sequence ATGCTGCACCAAAGAATACAGGAAATCGACGCCCGACTGAACGACGTCGCCTCTGCTGCGGCAGCCGAACATGCATCCCTGTTCGCTCCCAGGGAGCTGGAATTTCTTGAGCGCATACTCGCCGGGGGAGTGGCCAAGTACGTTGACCGTCTCATCGCCGCCGGAATGGCGGATCACAGGGCAGTCCTCGACGCGGGATGCGGCTTCGGCCAATGGTCCATAGCCCTGTGTCTGCTCAACACGTCGGTTGTGGCCGTAGACCGTCATCCCGGGCGGACCGCATTCCTGTCGTCGGTGGCCGGGGAATTCGGCCTGGACAACATTTCGGTGCACACGGGCGACGTGACGGCTACGGGATTCGACGACGCGGCCTTTGACGCGGTCTTTTCCTATTCCGTATTGCCCTTTGCCCCCTGGCGCGAAGCCATTGACGAATACACCCGGGTCCTCGGCAAGGGGGGCAGGCTGTACGTCAATGCCAACGGCTTGGGCTGGTACGCCTACCTGTGGCGCGAACAGCACAACAAGACCGACAGCTACGACCCGCAGGCCATTGCCGCCCGCGCCCTGACCAACACCCTTGCATACCGGAACACGGGCTCGGGAGAACCGGGCCATGACATAATCATCGAACCCGATGAACTCGTGTCGGCCCTCCAGGGCCGGGCATATACGGACATCGAATGGGGAGAGGAAGGGACCGTCACGCTGCCCGGCAAGGACAAGAAACCTTTCGCCTGCGGCAGCTACAACGGCATGACGGCCATCTACGAGATTCTGGCCACCCGCTCATGA
- a CDS encoding GNAT family N-acetyltransferase: MHIKITNNASGYDRFLRHVPNWMLYHHPQWLALVEAVTGADLNYVTADEGGEIAAAIPFFVSRDMGGGSVINSSPFFGSVGGILFREGADPACAGPMLEALDEFAAAHGVVSATIVTSPLDDTGGALAGWATEAPLARTAQVTELPACDEDLFGLLHNSKQRNIRSAGKKGVTVRPGGDADWQWFEAVHRSSMAALNGTPKPPAFFDCMKGSLHGGAGLKILVAEHESAPCAGLIYSTGGICGEYLVPVYEPEKSSLFGLQLLIYESLLDSRRDGCRFWNFGGTWPSQEGLYRFKRQWAAVDHAYEYHIKVYRPRLLELGADEILKYYPWFFCYPFN; this comes from the coding sequence ATGCACATAAAAATCACGAACAACGCGTCCGGCTACGACAGGTTCCTGCGGCACGTTCCCAACTGGATGCTGTACCATCATCCCCAGTGGCTTGCCTTGGTTGAGGCCGTCACCGGGGCCGACCTCAATTATGTGACCGCCGACGAGGGCGGCGAAATCGCGGCGGCGATTCCTTTTTTCGTGTCGCGGGATATGGGCGGGGGAAGCGTCATCAATTCCTCGCCATTCTTCGGCAGCGTCGGCGGCATTCTGTTCCGTGAAGGGGCGGACCCGGCCTGCGCGGGTCCCATGCTCGAGGCCCTGGACGAGTTCGCGGCGGCCCATGGCGTCGTTTCAGCCACCATTGTCACCAGCCCCCTCGACGACACGGGCGGCGCCCTGGCGGGCTGGGCTACGGAAGCGCCCCTGGCCCGGACAGCCCAGGTGACGGAGTTGCCGGCTTGTGACGAGGACCTGTTCGGATTGCTGCACAACAGCAAGCAACGGAACATCCGCAGCGCCGGGAAAAAGGGCGTGACGGTCAGGCCGGGGGGCGATGCCGATTGGCAGTGGTTCGAAGCGGTCCATCGTTCGAGCATGGCCGCGCTCAACGGGACGCCCAAGCCGCCTGCTTTTTTTGACTGCATGAAGGGATCGCTGCATGGCGGCGCGGGGTTGAAAATCCTGGTGGCGGAGCATGAGTCGGCCCCGTGCGCGGGGCTCATATACTCCACCGGCGGAATCTGCGGCGAATATCTGGTTCCCGTGTATGAACCTGAAAAGTCTTCGCTTTTCGGCCTGCAATTGCTCATTTACGAGTCCCTTCTCGACAGCCGCCGGGACGGCTGCCGCTTCTGGAACTTCGGGGGAACCTGGCCCTCGCAGGAAGGGCTGTACAGGTTCAAGAGGCAGTGGGCGGCCGTGGACCATGCCTATGAGTACCACATCAAGGTCTACCGGCCTCGGTTGTTGGAGCTGGGCGCGGACGAGATCCTGAAGTACTACCCCTGGTTTTTCTGCTATCCGTTTAATTGA
- a CDS encoding pyruvate kinase, giving the protein MKKKLLVTLGPSSMKPEVIGQLDSHDIYVYRINMSHTAIDVLEGQLDLIQSSTDVPVCIDSEGAQMRSGSSADGVVEYAKGALVRIPFELCVSDPETLCLTPVGIARQFNPGDVLKVDFNMAQFKVVEQKADHCLVEVVHSGAVGNNKAADINRPVELDPITDKDRLAVALGRRMGIRHFALSFANTGEGVRQMRELAGPEATIISKIESREALANLREIAQATDEMLIDRGDLSRSVPLDKIPFLQRRVVSMARIWERPVYVATNLLESMLSRAEPTRAEVNDIVSTILMGGSGLVLAAETAVGDYPVEAAAMTRALMNHCDKWTNNTTLDEILEM; this is encoded by the coding sequence ATGAAGAAAAAGTTGCTTGTTACCCTTGGCCCCAGTTCCATGAAGCCGGAAGTCATCGGCCAACTGGACTCTCATGACATCTATGTCTACCGGATCAACATGTCCCACACGGCCATCGACGTCCTTGAGGGGCAGCTCGATCTGATCCAGTCATCCACGGACGTGCCTGTCTGCATAGACAGCGAAGGCGCGCAGATGCGCAGCGGCTCCTCGGCCGACGGCGTGGTCGAATATGCAAAGGGCGCGCTTGTCCGCATCCCCTTCGAGCTGTGCGTCAGCGACCCGGAAACCCTGTGCCTGACCCCGGTGGGCATCGCCCGGCAATTTAATCCCGGCGACGTCCTCAAGGTCGATTTCAACATGGCGCAGTTCAAGGTCGTGGAGCAGAAGGCCGATCACTGTTTGGTGGAAGTTGTCCACAGCGGTGCGGTGGGCAACAACAAGGCCGCAGACATAAACCGTCCTGTGGAGCTTGATCCCATTACCGACAAGGACCGGCTGGCCGTGGCCCTGGGGCGCAGGATGGGGATCAGGCATTTTGCCCTCTCCTTTGCCAACACCGGCGAGGGCGTTCGCCAGATGCGCGAGCTGGCCGGACCCGAGGCGACCATCATTTCCAAGATCGAGAGCCGCGAGGCCCTGGCCAACCTCAGGGAAATCGCCCAGGCCACCGATGAAATGCTCATCGACCGGGGAGACCTTTCCCGCAGCGTCCCTCTGGATAAGATACCCTTCCTCCAGAGAAGGGTCGTTTCCATGGCGCGAATCTGGGAGAGGCCGGTCTACGTCGCCACCAACCTGCTCGAGTCCATGCTGTCGCGGGCCGAGCCGACAAGGGCCGAGGTCAACGACATCGTCTCCACCATTCTCATGGGCGGCAGCGGCCTGGTGCTGGCTGCGGAGACGGCCGTGGGCGACTACCCGGTCGAAGCGGCGGCCATGACGCGGGCCCTGATGAATCATTGTGACAAGTGGACGAACAACACCACCCTCGACGAAATTCTGGAGATGTAA
- a CDS encoding polysaccharide deacetylase WbmS family protein: protein MTASIHGLYITLDQDWAPDWVVIRIATLLAEKRVRATWFITHDSEALEFLRSHPDLFELGIHPNCLQGSTQGEDERSVLSNLKAIVPEAVCMRSHSLYQHSRFLRMAAMDFGIRIESNVFLPFHEHLRITPHNYSPETTLYRAPMYWADDYFATGEPLSWDVDRLGLHGPGLKVVAFHPIHLAVNTSSITAYRALNLTDIPKLSEADAAGMAGDKPGAMNLFTQLLDRHGLEAKKLSESIEPQ from the coding sequence ATGACGGCCAGCATCCACGGACTTTACATAACCCTCGATCAAGACTGGGCTCCGGACTGGGTGGTCATCCGGATCGCAACGCTGCTGGCGGAGAAACGGGTCCGGGCGACCTGGTTCATCACGCACGACTCCGAAGCGCTGGAATTCCTTCGCAGCCATCCGGATCTCTTTGAATTGGGCATTCACCCCAACTGCCTTCAGGGATCGACCCAGGGGGAGGATGAGCGCAGCGTGCTTTCGAACTTGAAAGCCATTGTGCCCGAGGCCGTCTGCATGCGTTCCCACAGCCTGTACCAGCACTCGCGATTTCTGCGCATGGCGGCCATGGACTTCGGCATCCGGATCGAATCGAATGTGTTCCTGCCGTTTCATGAGCACCTCAGGATCACTCCGCACAACTACTCGCCCGAGACAACCCTCTATCGCGCCCCCATGTATTGGGCGGACGACTATTTCGCTACCGGCGAACCCCTGAGCTGGGATGTCGACCGACTCGGCCTCCACGGCCCCGGGTTGAAGGTTGTCGCATTCCACCCCATACATCTGGCCGTGAACACGAGCTCCATAACGGCATACAGGGCCCTCAACCTTACCGACATTCCGAAGCTGTCCGAGGCCGACGCCGCAGGCATGGCCGGGGACAAGCCCGGCGCAATGAATCTCTTCACCCAACTGCTCGACAGGCATGGCCTGGAGGCAAAAAAACTCTCGGAATCGATAGAGCCGCAATGA
- the asnB gene encoding asparagine synthase (glutamine-hydrolyzing) encodes MCGICGILSHTGISPTRQSLEPMMDALAHRGPDGAGHYIDGPIGFGHRRLAILDLSDAGAQPMVSADRSHVISYNGEVYNFRELRRELQAEGHAFRSASDTEVVLAAYAAWGPACVERFNGMFALAIWDTRRQRLFLARDRYGIKPLYYCTARDCFAFASEQKAFLSMPGFERSLDSEAMLEYFTFQNLFTDRTFFKRVKLFPAGCRGFVSAGGTLSVERYWDYDFQEPDTPLSEEEYIEELDYLFSRAVKRQMVSDVEVSAYLSGGIDSGAITAFAAQEIPYIKSFTCGFDMHSATGLEVAFDEREKAEHLSYLLKTEHYEMVLKSGDMERALPSIAWHMEEPRVGQSYPNYYAASLASRFCKVVLAGTGGDELFGGYPWRYYRAVNNGSFDDYIDKYYVFWQRLIPNRQIKRVLSPIWDEVEHVWTRDIFGDVFSDKQRRLGQPRDFINHSLYFEAKTFLHGLLIVEDKLSMAHGLETRVPFLDNDLVDFAMRLPVSMKLGNLDEVVRINENEAGKLKKYYQKTRDGKLLFRKTLAPYVPETVSDGIKQGFSGPDASWFKGESIRYVRETLFSRQALIFDYLDKRAVQELVMEHLEGKANRRLFIWSLLLVEEWLKHYA; translated from the coding sequence ATGTGTGGCATCTGCGGGATACTGTCCCATACGGGCATTTCCCCGACGAGACAATCGCTTGAACCCATGATGGACGCCCTGGCGCATCGAGGGCCGGACGGGGCAGGTCATTATATTGACGGTCCCATCGGTTTTGGGCATCGCCGCCTGGCCATTCTCGACCTGTCGGACGCCGGGGCCCAGCCCATGGTGAGCGCGGACCGTTCCCATGTGATCTCCTACAACGGCGAGGTCTACAATTTCCGCGAGTTGCGCCGGGAGCTGCAGGCCGAGGGCCATGCCTTCCGTTCAGCCTCGGACACCGAGGTGGTCCTGGCGGCGTACGCGGCCTGGGGGCCGGCTTGCGTCGAGCGGTTCAACGGCATGTTTGCCCTGGCCATCTGGGATACCCGCAGGCAGCGTCTGTTTCTCGCCAGGGACCGATACGGCATCAAGCCGTTGTACTACTGCACCGCCAGGGATTGTTTTGCCTTCGCCTCGGAGCAAAAGGCCTTTTTGTCTATGCCCGGTTTCGAGCGCAGCCTGGATTCCGAGGCCATGCTCGAATATTTCACCTTTCAGAATCTGTTCACGGACAGGACCTTTTTCAAGCGGGTGAAGCTCTTTCCCGCAGGCTGCCGCGGGTTTGTCTCCGCCGGGGGAACGTTGTCCGTCGAGCGTTACTGGGACTACGATTTTCAAGAGCCTGACACTCCCCTGAGCGAGGAGGAGTACATAGAGGAGTTGGACTACCTGTTCAGCCGGGCCGTGAAAAGACAGATGGTCAGCGACGTGGAGGTCTCCGCCTATTTGAGCGGGGGTATTGATTCGGGGGCGATAACCGCCTTTGCAGCGCAGGAGATTCCCTACATCAAGAGTTTTACCTGCGGGTTCGACATGCACTCGGCCACGGGCCTGGAGGTCGCTTTTGACGAGCGGGAAAAGGCGGAGCACCTGTCCTACCTGTTGAAGACCGAACACTACGAGATGGTCCTCAAGTCGGGGGATATGGAGCGTGCTCTCCCTTCCATCGCCTGGCACATGGAAGAACCCCGTGTCGGGCAAAGCTATCCGAACTACTACGCAGCGTCCCTGGCGAGCCGGTTTTGCAAGGTCGTGCTGGCCGGGACCGGCGGGGACGAGCTGTTCGGCGGCTATCCGTGGCGCTACTATCGCGCGGTCAACAACGGTTCCTTCGATGACTATATCGACAAGTACTACGTCTTCTGGCAGCGCCTGATCCCCAACCGTCAGATCAAGCGGGTTCTTTCGCCGATATGGGACGAGGTCGAACATGTCTGGACCCGGGACATCTTCGGCGACGTGTTTTCCGACAAGCAGCGCCGTCTGGGGCAGCCCAGGGATTTCATCAACCACTCCCTGTACTTTGAGGCCAAGACGTTCCTGCATGGCCTGCTGATCGTCGAAGACAAGCTCTCCATGGCGCATGGGCTCGAGACCAGGGTGCCGTTTCTCGATAACGACCTGGTCGATTTCGCCATGCGGTTGCCGGTGAGCATGAAGCTCGGCAACCTGGACGAGGTCGTCAGGATCAACGAGAACGAGGCGGGCAAGCTCAAGAAGTACTATCAGAAGACCAGGGACGGGAAGCTTCTGTTCAGGAAGACTCTTGCCCCTTACGTGCCCGAGACTGTCAGCGACGGCATCAAGCAGGGCTTTTCGGGGCCGGATGCGTCGTGGTTCAAAGGGGAAAGCATCCGCTATGTCCGGGAGACTCTTTTCAGTCGGCAGGCACTCATTTTTGATTATCTGGACAAGCGAGCCGTACAGGAGCTTGTCATGGAGCACCTGGAGGGGAAGGCCAACCGGCGCCTTTTCATCTGGTCCCTGTTGTTGGTTGAGGAATGGTTGAAACACTATGCATGA